ACTACCACCTATACAGTAACTGCAAGTTCCGGTCAATGTACCTCAACGGCTTCGGTAACTGTTACTGTAAATAATTTACCTGCTGCTCCAGTTGTTTCGCAAAGTGGAAATGATTTAGCTTCTACCGCTGCGGTTTCTTACCAATGGTATTTGAACGGTTCACCAATTGCGGGTGCTACCTCGCAAACCTTTACTCCGGTTGTGAATGGTGACTATACCGTTGAAATTACAGATGCCAATGGTTGTTCCATGATGTCGGCAACTCCGTTTACCTTCAGTGGAATTGGAGCAGGAATTCTTGAAGAAGTTAACTCGAATTACATTCACATCTACCCTAACCCAAGTTCAGGAATCTTCACCTTAGAAGTGAATGCACCATGGGATGGTAACCACAAAGTTGAAATTGTAAATGCTGTGGGACAAGTGGTATATAGTACTTCTTTGACATTAGTTTCCGGACAAAATGCAAAAACAGATGTTCATCTTCCTGCAATTGCACCGGGAATGTATTCCGTAAAAATTTCGAACAACGATCACAGCGCTGTAAAACGCATTGTGAAAATGTAATCGTTCAATCATTCTGAAAAAGGGTCGTCGGATTTCGATGACCCTTTTTTATTTTGCAAAGGCGGCTGCTAATGCCGGATCATTTCCTTCAACCACATCTTTCCATGTATAATTAATTAAAACACCGGGTAAAAAACTTCCCTTCTCTTGTTCGTCCAACTGAAAAGTATTTGTACTGTACATAAAAAATGCATTGAGTTGCGGCAAATAAATACGTTGTATCTCACCATGGTGATAGAGATTGCCTCCGCTGGGTTCTCCGATAAATGTGGCTTTGGTTTTTTGTTTTAATTCCACTGCATTCATCAATGAAGATGAAATTACTTTTCTGCCCACCAATACAATAAAGCGATCCGGATGATTGAGGTATG
This genomic window from Flavobacteriales bacterium contains:
- a CDS encoding T9SS type A sorting domain-containing protein, which produces TYTVTGTDANGCSSTSTVTVTVDSQITASAGSDVSICNGDNTTLNASGGTNYSWSPSTGLSDPNIANPVASPTSTTTYTVTASSGQCTSTASVTVTVNNLPAAPVVSQSGNDLASTAAVSYQWYLNGSPIAGATSQTFTPVVNGDYTVEITDANGCSMMSATPFTFSGIGAGILEEVNSNYIHIYPNPSSGIFTLEVNAPWDGNHKVEIVNAVGQVVYSTSLTLVSGQNAKTDVHLPAIAPGMYSVKISNNDHSAVKRIVKM